From one Streptomyces sp. ICC1 genomic stretch:
- a CDS encoding RNA polymerase-binding protein RbpA, translating to MSERALRGTRLVVTSYETDRGIDLAPRQAVEYACQNGHRFEMPFSVEADIPPEWECKACGAMALLVDGDGPEEKKGKPARTHWDMLMERRTREELEEVLAERLAVLRSGAMNIAVHPRDSRKSA from the coding sequence ATGAGTGAGCGAGCTCTCCGCGGTACGCGGCTCGTGGTTACCAGCTACGAGACGGACCGCGGCATCGATCTGGCCCCGCGCCAGGCGGTGGAGTACGCATGCCAGAACGGACATCGATTTGAGATGCCGTTCTCGGTTGAGGCAGACATTCCGCCGGAGTGGGAGTGCAAGGCGTGCGGCGCCATGGCACTCCTGGTTGACGGGGACGGGCCCGAAGAGAAGAAGGGCAAGCCTGCGCGAACGCACTGGGACATGCTCATGGAGCGGCGCACCCGCGAGGAGCTGGAGGAAGTGCTGGCCGAGAGGCTCGCGGTCCTTCGCTCCGGCGCCATGAACATTGCCGTGCATCCGCGGGACAGCCGCAAGTCCGCCTGA
- a CDS encoding MFS transporter, whose amino-acid sequence MSAQTTDEAEPGSEDGRAAAAAAVAAAARKREQRGWYFYDFAVSVYSASVLTVFLGPYLTSIAKAAADAEGFVHPLGIPVRAGSFFAYVVSASVILAVLLMPLAGAVADRTGRKKPLLAVAAYTGAAATAGMFFLDGERYLLGGLLLIVANASLSVSMVLYNAYLPQISTPDERDTVSSRGWAFGYTSGSLMLVMNLVLYMGHDSFGLTEGMAIRICLASAGLWWGAFALIPLRRLRDRAVVREPGAAPAVSGWKQLVATLKDMRRYPLTLSFLLAYLIYNDGVQTVISQASIYGSEELELEQSTLIGAILLVQVLAVAGALGMGRLAVRYGAKRTILGSLAAWGVTLGAGYFLPARTPVWFFALAAMIGLVLGGSQALSRSLFSHLVPAGKEAEYFSAYEMSDRGLSWVGPLVFGLTYQVTGSYRDAIISLVVFFALGFVLLARVPVRRAVEAAGNPVPERI is encoded by the coding sequence ATGAGCGCGCAGACGACGGACGAAGCGGAACCGGGTTCCGAGGACGGCAGAGCCGCGGCCGCCGCAGCGGTGGCGGCGGCCGCGCGCAAGCGCGAGCAGCGCGGCTGGTACTTCTACGACTTCGCGGTGTCCGTGTACTCCGCGAGCGTGCTCACCGTGTTCCTCGGGCCGTACCTCACCTCGATCGCCAAGGCCGCGGCCGACGCCGAGGGCTTCGTGCACCCGCTGGGCATCCCGGTGCGGGCCGGCTCCTTCTTCGCCTACGTGGTGTCCGCCTCGGTGATCCTGGCCGTGCTGCTCATGCCGCTGGCGGGGGCGGTCGCCGACCGGACGGGCCGCAAGAAGCCGCTGCTGGCCGTGGCCGCCTACACCGGGGCCGCGGCGACGGCCGGCATGTTCTTCCTGGACGGCGAGCGCTACCTGCTGGGCGGGCTGCTGCTGATCGTCGCGAACGCCTCACTGTCGGTCTCGATGGTGCTGTACAACGCCTACCTGCCGCAGATCTCCACGCCGGACGAGCGCGACACGGTCTCCTCGCGCGGCTGGGCGTTCGGATACACCTCGGGCTCGCTGATGCTCGTGATGAACCTGGTGCTCTACATGGGCCACGATTCCTTCGGGCTCACCGAGGGCATGGCGATCCGGATCTGCCTGGCCTCCGCCGGCCTGTGGTGGGGGGCCTTCGCGCTGATCCCGCTGCGCCGGCTGCGGGACCGCGCCGTGGTCCGGGAGCCGGGCGCGGCCCCGGCCGTCAGCGGGTGGAAGCAGCTCGTCGCCACGCTGAAGGACATGCGGCGCTATCCGCTGACCCTGTCGTTCCTGCTGGCGTACCTGATCTACAACGACGGCGTGCAGACGGTGATCTCCCAGGCCTCCATCTACGGGTCGGAGGAGCTGGAGCTGGAGCAGTCCACCCTCATCGGGGCGATCCTGCTCGTACAGGTCCTCGCGGTGGCCGGTGCGCTGGGGATGGGCCGGCTGGCCGTGCGCTATGGGGCCAAGCGGACGATTCTCGGATCTCTGGCCGCCTGGGGGGTGACGCTGGGCGCGGGGTACTTCCTGCCGGCCCGGACGCCCGTGTGGTTCTTCGCGCTCGCCGCGATGATCGGGCTGGTGCTGGGCGGCAGCCAGGCGCTGTCGCGCTCGCTGTTCTCGCACCTGGTCCCGGCGGGCAAGGAGGCCGAGTACTTCTCGGCGTACGAGATGAGCGACCGCGGGCTGAGCTGGGTGGGGCCGCTGGTCTTCGGGCTCACTTACCAGGTCACGGGGAGCTACCGGGACGCGATCATCTCGTTGGTGGTCTTCTTCGCACTGGGTTTCGTGCTGCTCGCCAGAGTGCCGGTGCGGCGCGCGGTGGAGGCGGCGGGCAATCCTGTACCCGAGCGGATCTGA
- a CDS encoding glycerophosphodiester phosphodiesterase → MTHVRLPHPYLDHPAPIAFAHRGGAADGLENTAAAFRRAADAGYRYFETDVHASADGKLVAFHDATLDRVTDGRGRIREQPWSRIREARVGGTEPLALFEDLLEEFPDKRWNVDLKDESALHPLVNLIARAGAWDRVCVGSFSESRVARAQRIAGPRLATSYGVRGVLGLRLRSFAVPAALRAGAVAAQVPETQAGVRVVDRRFVRAAHARGLQVHVWTVNEPERMEALLDLGVDGIMTDRIDILRAVLDRRGAWA, encoded by the coding sequence GTGACGCACGTACGCCTTCCCCATCCCTATCTCGACCACCCGGCTCCGATCGCCTTCGCGCACCGCGGCGGGGCCGCGGACGGGCTGGAGAACACCGCCGCCGCGTTCCGGCGGGCCGCCGACGCCGGGTACCGGTACTTCGAGACCGATGTGCACGCCAGCGCCGACGGGAAGCTGGTCGCCTTCCACGACGCGACCCTGGACCGGGTCACCGACGGGCGGGGCCGCATCCGGGAGCAGCCGTGGAGCCGGATCCGCGAGGCCCGGGTGGGCGGGACCGAGCCGCTGGCGCTCTTCGAGGACCTGCTGGAGGAGTTCCCGGACAAGCGGTGGAACGTGGACCTCAAGGACGAGTCGGCCCTGCACCCGCTGGTCAACCTGATCGCGCGGGCCGGGGCCTGGGACCGGGTGTGCGTGGGCTCCTTCTCGGAGAGCCGGGTGGCCCGCGCCCAGCGGATCGCGGGCCCCCGGCTGGCGACCTCCTACGGGGTCCGCGGGGTGCTCGGGCTGCGGCTGCGCTCGTTCGCGGTCCCGGCGGCCCTGCGCGCGGGCGCGGTGGCGGCGCAGGTTCCCGAGACCCAGGCGGGCGTCAGGGTGGTGGACCGGCGCTTCGTGCGGGCCGCCCACGCGCGGGGCCTGCAGGTGCACGTGTGGACCGTGAACGAACCGGAACGCATGGAGGCTCTCCTCGACCTGGGAGTCGATGGCATCATGACCGACCGGATCGACATCTTGCGCGCGGTGCTGGACCGGCGCGGGGCCTGGGCCTGA
- a CDS encoding PLP-dependent aminotransferase family protein, which produces MAQWTSAVGAAQLGRLITSQQGRPAVPGARKLPAYRTLADGIRLLVLEGRVPVAARLPAERELAVALSVSRTTVAAAYEALRGEGFLESRRGAGSWTSVPAGNPMPARGLEPLPPESLGSMIDLGCAALPAPEPWLTKAVQGALEELPPYAHTHGDYPAGLPALRRMLADRYTERGIPTMPEQIMVTTGAMGAIDAICSLFAGRGERIAVESPSYANILQLMRAAGVRLVPVAMGEGLTGWDMDVWRQVLRDSAPRLAYVVADFHNPTGALASDEQRRAMVEAARSAGTVLVADETMIELQLDPAMEMPRPVCSFDPGGSTVITVGSASKAFWAGMRIGWVRAAPDVIRSLVAARAYADLGTPVLEQLAVNWLMRTGGWAQAVEIRRDQARENRDALVSAVRRQLPDWEFRVPLGGLTLWARAGGLSGSRLAEVGERVGVRVPSGPRFGVDGAFEGYVRLPFTVGGPVAEEAAARLAAAARLVGTGAGGGGAEPPRTFVA; this is translated from the coding sequence ATGGCGCAGTGGACCTCGGCAGTGGGTGCCGCACAGCTCGGCAGGCTCATCACCTCCCAGCAGGGGCGGCCCGCCGTGCCCGGCGCGCGCAAGCTGCCCGCGTACCGCACGCTCGCCGACGGCATCCGGCTGCTGGTCCTCGAGGGCCGCGTCCCCGTCGCCGCGCGGCTCCCCGCCGAGCGGGAGCTGGCCGTCGCGCTCTCCGTCAGCCGCACCACCGTCGCCGCGGCCTACGAGGCCCTGCGCGGGGAGGGGTTCCTGGAGTCCCGCCGGGGCGCCGGCAGCTGGACCTCCGTACCCGCCGGCAACCCGATGCCGGCCCGCGGCCTGGAGCCCCTGCCCCCCGAGTCCCTGGGTTCGATGATCGACCTCGGCTGCGCCGCCCTCCCGGCCCCGGAACCCTGGCTCACCAAGGCGGTCCAGGGCGCCCTCGAGGAGCTCCCGCCGTACGCGCACACCCACGGGGACTACCCGGCCGGGCTGCCCGCCCTGCGCCGGATGCTCGCCGACCGCTACACCGAGCGCGGCATCCCCACCATGCCCGAGCAGATCATGGTCACCACCGGGGCGATGGGCGCCATCGACGCCATCTGCAGCCTCTTCGCCGGGCGTGGCGAGCGGATCGCCGTCGAGTCCCCTTCCTACGCCAACATCCTCCAGCTGATGCGCGCCGCCGGGGTCCGCCTGGTCCCGGTGGCCATGGGGGAGGGGCTGACCGGCTGGGACATGGACGTCTGGCGCCAGGTGCTGCGCGACTCCGCCCCCCGCCTCGCCTACGTCGTGGCCGACTTCCACAACCCGACCGGGGCGCTCGCCTCCGACGAGCAGCGCCGCGCGATGGTGGAGGCGGCCCGCTCCGCGGGCACGGTGCTCGTCGCCGACGAGACCATGATCGAGCTCCAGCTCGATCCGGCGATGGAGATGCCGCGCCCGGTCTGCTCCTTCGACCCGGGGGGCTCCACCGTCATCACCGTCGGCTCCGCCAGCAAGGCCTTCTGGGCGGGCATGCGCATCGGCTGGGTCCGCGCCGCGCCCGACGTCATCCGCAGCCTCGTCGCCGCCCGCGCCTACGCCGACCTGGGCACGCCCGTGCTGGAACAGCTCGCGGTGAACTGGCTGATGCGCACCGGCGGCTGGGCCCAGGCCGTGGAGATCCGCCGCGACCAGGCCCGCGAGAACCGCGACGCGCTGGTGTCGGCGGTGCGCCGGCAGCTGCCGGACTGGGAGTTCCGGGTCCCGCTGGGCGGCCTGACCCTGTGGGCCCGCGCGGGCGGGCTGTCCGGCTCCCGGCTGGCCGAGGTGGGCGAGCGGGTCGGCGTACGGGTCCCCTCGGGTCCCCGGTTCGGCGTCGACGGCGCCTTCGAGGGGTACGTCCGGCTCCCCTTCACGGTCGGCGGCCCGGTGGCGGAGGAAGCGGCGGCCCGGCTGGCCGCCGCCGCCCGCCTGGTCGGAACCGGCGCGGGCGGCGGCGGCGCGGAGCCGCCGCGCACTTTCGTGGCGTAG
- a CDS encoding ankyrin repeat domain-containing protein — MSEHVEDSSQGSDVPDEDVIELATKIFDLARQGDTETLAAYLDAGAPANLTNDRGDTLVMLAAYHGHADAVTALLARGAEADRANDRGQTPLAGAVFKGEEAVIRALLAGGADPNAGTPSAVDTARMFAKADLLELFGAK; from the coding sequence ATGAGTGAGCACGTCGAGGACAGCTCCCAGGGCTCGGACGTTCCCGACGAGGACGTCATCGAGCTGGCCACCAAGATCTTCGACCTCGCCCGTCAGGGTGACACCGAGACCCTCGCCGCCTACCTCGACGCGGGCGCTCCGGCGAACCTCACCAACGACCGCGGCGACACCCTCGTCATGCTCGCCGCCTACCACGGCCACGCCGACGCCGTCACGGCCCTGCTGGCCCGCGGCGCCGAGGCCGACCGCGCCAACGACCGCGGCCAGACCCCGCTCGCCGGAGCGGTCTTCAAGGGCGAGGAGGCCGTCATCCGCGCGCTGCTCGCCGGCGGCGCCGACCCGAACGCCGGAACGCCCTCCGCCGTGGACACGGCGCGGATGTTCGCCAAGGCCGATCTGCTGGAACTTTTCGGAGCCAAGTAG
- a CDS encoding HEAT repeat domain-containing protein, whose product MFEPVIAPSGTLLGLLQRGRGDGTLHALAAPRAEALAALNQCVAGDPRQDWQVENRSLYYARLYLDLDGPLGEIESHLFGVDDLVDEDDHRTGLALSVLGHLASYGRDDALMLLRRYAATGANWAWALDELALRDDDEGLRSLADPVLARFPDTTEGGARLAAAVRDAYEPRPWCLWEEAPGAPAYAARLRAARQQGSFDRWQRQLTPRGPQPGWGVQAVFDWAADGLRRGTPLHVPAARCLAAVATPEDRSAILAAAAGASGEAARATALHHLVLAEPENPAVLDLIEAAGDEPAVAAYERMCGPGAVERARRWVHRPDALGTAAATLLAARGGAEDAGLVLGALRETVRGVGPDSVPLFALVDGAGRLAIGCAAPVLRHVYRETSSSHLRGRAARALAATDPSFAAGFAVECLWDCEETTREVAARHAETADARVAPRLRRLAADPAEEEDVQSAVRSRIAPESTV is encoded by the coding sequence ATGTTCGAACCAGTCATAGCGCCCAGCGGCACCCTGCTCGGGCTCCTCCAGCGGGGTCGCGGCGACGGCACGCTGCACGCACTCGCGGCGCCCAGGGCCGAGGCCCTCGCGGCGCTCAACCAGTGCGTCGCCGGCGATCCGCGCCAGGACTGGCAGGTCGAGAACCGCTCCCTGTACTACGCCAGGCTCTACCTGGACCTCGACGGCCCCCTGGGCGAGATCGAGAGCCACCTCTTCGGCGTCGACGACCTCGTCGACGAGGACGACCACCGCACCGGCCTCGCCCTGTCCGTCCTCGGACACCTGGCCTCGTACGGTCGTGACGACGCGCTCATGCTGCTGCGCCGCTACGCCGCCACGGGCGCCAACTGGGCCTGGGCCCTCGACGAGCTCGCCCTGCGCGACGACGACGAGGGACTGCGCTCCCTGGCCGACCCCGTCCTGGCCCGCTTCCCCGACACCACCGAGGGCGGGGCGCGGCTGGCCGCCGCCGTCCGCGACGCCTATGAGCCCAGGCCCTGGTGCCTGTGGGAAGAAGCCCCCGGAGCCCCCGCATACGCCGCGCGGTTGCGCGCCGCCCGCCAGCAGGGCTCCTTCGACCGCTGGCAGCGCCAGCTCACCCCGCGCGGCCCCCAGCCCGGCTGGGGCGTCCAGGCCGTCTTCGACTGGGCCGCCGACGGACTGCGCCGCGGCACCCCGCTGCACGTGCCCGCCGCCCGCTGCCTCGCCGCCGTGGCCACCCCCGAGGACCGCTCCGCGATCCTCGCGGCCGCCGCCGGAGCGAGCGGCGAGGCCGCCCGGGCCACCGCACTGCACCACCTGGTCCTCGCCGAGCCGGAGAACCCGGCCGTACTGGACCTCATCGAAGCCGCCGGGGACGAGCCGGCCGTGGCCGCCTACGAGCGCATGTGCGGCCCCGGCGCCGTCGAGCGGGCCCGGCGCTGGGTCCACCGCCCCGACGCCCTGGGAACGGCCGCGGCGACCCTGCTGGCCGCCCGCGGCGGAGCCGAGGACGCAGGCCTGGTCCTGGGCGCCCTGCGCGAGACGGTCCGCGGCGTCGGCCCCGACTCGGTGCCGCTCTTCGCCCTGGTCGACGGAGCGGGACGGCTCGCCATCGGCTGCGCGGCCCCGGTGCTGCGCCACGTCTACCGCGAGACGTCCTCCTCCCACCTGCGCGGCCGGGCCGCCCGGGCCCTGGCGGCCACGGACCCCTCCTTCGCGGCGGGCTTCGCGGTGGAATGCCTCTGGGACTGCGAGGAGACCACCCGCGAGGTGGCCGCCCGCCACGCGGAGACCGCCGACGCCCGCGTCGCCCCCCGCCTGCGCCGCCTGGCGGCGGACCCGGCGGAGGAAGAGGACGTCCAGTCGGCGGTGCGCAGCCGGATCGCCCCGGAGTCCACGGTCTGA
- a CDS encoding biotin-dependent carboxyltransferase family protein: protein MRALEVVRAGALTTVQDLGRPGYAHLGVPRSGALDSGAHALANRLLGNPPGAAALETTLDGVALRALGGPLVVAVTGAPCGVRVCGRAAAWGAPVLLRAGAELEVGRARSGVRSYVAVRGGFAVEPVLGSRSTDLLSGLGPPVLSAGALLAVGAPGPDPVAGVDASAAPGPPSELVLPLRLGPRADWFERESVAGLLLRAPYRVSAASNRIGLRTEGPPLVRARSGELPSEGMVLGAVQVPPDGLPVVFLADHPVTGGYPVVGVVAPGPALDAAAQAGPGVPVRFVRSR, encoded by the coding sequence GTGAGGGCCCTGGAGGTCGTACGGGCGGGCGCGCTGACCACCGTCCAGGACCTGGGCCGGCCCGGCTACGCGCACCTCGGCGTCCCGCGGTCGGGGGCGCTCGACTCGGGGGCGCACGCGCTGGCGAATCGGCTGCTGGGCAACCCGCCGGGCGCGGCCGCCCTGGAGACGACCCTGGACGGGGTGGCTCTGCGCGCCCTGGGCGGGCCGCTGGTCGTGGCGGTCACCGGAGCGCCCTGCGGGGTACGGGTCTGCGGGCGCGCGGCGGCCTGGGGAGCCCCGGTCCTGCTGCGCGCCGGGGCGGAGCTGGAGGTGGGCCGGGCCCGGTCGGGAGTGCGCAGCTACGTCGCGGTGCGAGGGGGGTTCGCGGTGGAGCCGGTCCTGGGCAGCCGCTCGACGGACCTCTTGTCGGGCCTGGGCCCGCCCGTCCTGTCGGCGGGGGCGCTGCTGGCGGTGGGAGCCCCCGGCCCGGACCCGGTGGCCGGGGTGGACGCTTCGGCGGCGCCGGGCCCGCCTTCGGAGCTGGTTCTTCCGCTGCGCCTGGGGCCGAGGGCCGACTGGTTCGAACGGGAATCGGTGGCGGGGCTGCTGCTGCGCGCGCCGTACCGCGTCTCGGCGGCCTCGAACCGCATCGGCCTGCGCACGGAGGGGCCGCCGCTGGTCCGGGCCCGGTCCGGGGAGCTGCCGAGCGAGGGGATGGTGCTCGGCGCGGTCCAGGTCCCTCCGGACGGCCTGCCGGTGGTCTTCCTGGCCGACCACCCGGTCACCGGGGGCTATCCGGTCGTCGGTGTCGTGGCGCCGGGGCCGGCCCTCGACGCGGCGGCCCAGGCGGGGCCGGGGGTGCCCGTCCGGTTCGTCCGGAGCCGGTGA